GGAACCACCCGTCCCTTTCACAGGATTGTTTAATAAAGTAGCAAGATCAAGAGAATAGCATTCTTTTAATATTAGATTTGACACTTCAACAATTTCTTTGATAGATCATGCTCATAATATTGTTTCCAACTGCAGACTCAATCTtctaaaacaaacaaaatatatgaATCCCAGATACAAACTAGTTGATCAAGATCTAGATTATCTCATAACATAAAAAACCACATATTCTAGATTTGTTAAACAAAATTCTTCAAACCACCCTTTTATTATTTACAGTGCATGAAGAAATTGAACAGAATACACTCTTTATTCTTTTCTGTGCAGTTCAGGCTCCAGGAGAATTGCTTGAAACAAACATAAGGCTATTAAGAAAGAATAAGAACTCTGAGCTGACATGACACGCATATGCACAAATTGAGAGGACAAGTCATTATGACAATAATAAGTTGTTGTTTCTGTTGATGCCACGAGAAATCGTTCATCCATGGCGGCTTTGTTTCTATCAACATTTTGGAGATGGAACAGATCTGTTGTTATTGCTGCTGCGGCAGCTCTATGGGGTTGAGGGTTTGAAgatataaagaaaagaaaaaactaacaaGAGCTCTCTATATAAGCTTCACAGAACCTGCCCATTTTTGTTAGTGTTGTAAAATGACCACCTATTATTTAATCCAACGGCTGATACATTATTTTTGCCTGCTACAATGCTGACAGAGAAAAATGTGCTGCCGTTGTTGCTGATACACACTGATAGGTTTTTAAGTTAGCTTAATCGGGGGCAATAACTTCTAATCGGGGGTCATCGAATTTTGTTTcccccaaaattttcaggggtgtaaatatcgcaatatgaatatattattttacccttgattaatattttttttcaattaaCGACCCTTTaccgacattaacgacagtttagggtcgccatatacatcatgatcaaaacaataacgactctaaactgtcatacactaacgactctttttagagattagcgacagtctataacgacatttctaaaacattaacgactatTTAAGTCGTCAAGTGCGTAACTAAAACAGTAACgacccttccaaagggtcgtcagagaattgatcatttttatgacgacccagaactgtcgtacatttccgccattaatgaatcttcgacagtttagagtcgtcacttaaacagtctaaacattaacgactgttgagggtcgCCAATGAAAATTTTTAATACCTTGACCATTTTTCATACCatctgggcaaaaaaaaaagttagactaaaaattgcagacaaaaaatctgaaaaaaaaataaactctaattaagtaaaattatcactaattaattaaattttaacactaatcatttagggacattttagccatttaaaaaatatttttataaggggtgacccaaattaggttctggtgaccttttttgtcctctaatgCATGACCCCCAATTAATTCGGATGGCCCCAATTAAGCTAGGGTTTTAAATGGTTGGTTTGAATTGATTCCCTTTTCAAAGAGATAACTGGGTCAACGTTGACTCAAATTGACCAATCAGGCTGTAATATTGTAGTATAAATCATGTTGCAAGTGTAACACAAGGTTGAACAtagatacaagaagaagaagaccaCTGAACTAAAACTATACAAATCGGGGTcaagtaagaagaagaaaaactgaaTTAGAAGATTGTATCTATTGTGAGCTTCCTCTTAGTAGGAGTCTTCTCCGTTCCTTGTTTTTGTAATTCCATAAATGTGGAACCTTTATGAGCAAATAATCGACGGAGGTTAATCACCGAAAGCTCATTGAAGCTACCAACTGCTAGATCAGCTTGAACTAATTCATACCTGCATTGTTGCATATGTTTGAAATTCTGATTATTATCCAATTATTTTGTTTCAGTAAAACAGTTATACTTTATAGGTATTCGAAGCAGAAAAAAGATACTTACGCAGGGTGAACGCCAATTAAGGCCACAGCCATCATTGTACAGTTATGTGCAGCAACTATCCCTCTTGGGTCATCCTCGAATACCACACATTTGGATGGTTTGCGGTCTAACTGTTGAGGTGCATATAAATGGGATTACATATTCTGTTTGACCAACACTGTAAACGAGATGCTGATAGCATCGTGTAGAACAGACTAATTCTGTCATGAACTATCCACCAAGGGTGTTCTGATATAATCTACTTATATTTACTATATAGTTAACAGCTTACAACAAGCTAGCAATTAGCTAACCTTAAACCGTCAGGGAAATGACTAACCAACAATCTTGAAATAGAAATCAAATGTCAGGAGATAAAACCATACCTTGACTGCTGCAGAGAGGAATCTATGAGCCACTGAATCCATTCCATCCTCTTCTGTCACAATTGCCTACACCTCATAAGAAAAGGCCAGTAAGGTCAATTTGTCTCTTTTTTATACATGTTAAATAATTCAAGCAAGGATTCACACCTTGGACCAATTCACCCAAACACCCAGGTGGATGGTGAACTCACTGTTGGTTACTTGGATGCAGCCAAGACAAGAGATAGATTGTGCCTGATTTTATAGGTGCAAAACTTGGGTTGTCCAGATTATATCCTTAAACTACTTACTTGTAATTGGAAGACGAGTTGCAACAAGGAAGAAATAGAACAAGTGAGAAGAGACTATGCGCTTCCCACTTTTTGCACCTCAAAATCAGTCCAGTTATATACTTAGATTCAGTCAAATAACCAACATGAACACACAGGGTGAAGACCCGAAATTCAATGTCTAAACCGAAGATCTCTGTTAGAGATTCACAGAAGGTAGGGAAATCTAAATCAATTTAAAGATCCGAATGCTACGCAATTGCAGTATGAGATCATTCATTAAGATTGCTAGGTTCACTAAATAGAGGTTTTAAGCTCGATATGCCCTATAACTACGGATACGCTGTTGGAGGTGTTCAAATAACACATGAAAAATGAATGACATCACTGTAACAACGCGAAAATGAAATGAATAGGAGATATATCCCACCTGGAAATATTTGGTGAGTCCTAGACACTTCAAAGCCTCAACTAGGGTCCTCCGATCAAGACACGATACAATGGCACATGGGACGCGAGCTGTAGAGACAGCATCCAACCACTCTTTCACTCCTTCAATAGGTGCTTTGAGCTGAATGAAAGATAAGAATCAATAAACTGCTTTATCGGAAAGGAGCACAATGGGTGAGACAGTATACCCCACACAAATAACTGAAAGAGTGGATAGCCTGGATTTTATTCGGAGATCTAACTTTGAGAAGATTCTCGAAATACAGCTCCGATAGCCTGGATTTTAATCTTTCCACTTCATTGTCTTCGTTCTCCCAGGACAACACCTTAACAATTTGTGCATAAGAAAGTTAGTACTCGAATCCCAGAAATTGAAAAGCAATTTTACGTATGGCCTCACAGAAATCAAAAGAACCGGAACAGCGGTATGAAAAGAATGGTCATTCAAGAGAACCCCGAAGAGGAACAACAACTAACCTTACGCAGAACATGATCAGCACTTGCGTAAAGCAAGGATTTTTCAACAGTGCCACCACCAGGGATGTTTTTACCTGGTTAACATTCCAAGTATATTAGAATTCACCTACTTAACAAGAGCGAAGCTTTCTAAAAAAACTTGTCATATTGACAAATCAACAGCGGCACTTGTGACAGCAGTGGCTACTGCTGTCTCCAAACTTGCCATAAAACTGAACAATCATATGTTTTAATTGTGCAGAGTCACTCATCCACCAGTTCTCTGGGAGGCCTACTCAGAGCATGATTTACATTAAATCTACATTGCTCAACAATCTTGTTCTCAAGCAGTCTAAATCCCCACATGGATGCATCACTATCAATTTGAGTTTGCGGTTACTGTGCAGCACACATACTTGTATGGTTGTACCCATATTATACAACTAACCGCTTATGTGGAATGAGCACTCAACATCAAAAGTTCACAACTCCAGGAACTCAATCAATTCAAGAAAACTAACAACTGGGAATGAAATAAAGAAGTGAAAAGAGCTTAACAAAAATAAACACTAACAGATTTTGTCATTGGCAAAATTATCAACCATGAAGGATTACAAAATAGCCAGAAACTAAACAGCTAATGAAAACAGCAAAAATAGCAACCCATTAATAATTGCTCTCCATTTTAAGGTAAATTATGATTAAAAAGAGAACATACCCTCTTCAGAGGCAAGTTGTTCCCAGGCATTTAATTTCAACGTTCTTGTGTCTGCCTGAAGATCACACGACGTTGTATGAGATAGCACTCTATCTTTAGGTAACGAAACATGTACAGAACAACTAAAGCTCGGACTCTATTGCACAAAATCGTAATGGAATGACTTACCACCACATTATCCCACGAAAATATAAGTCCAAAAGCTTCATCAGGCTTCATAGCATACCGAATTCTTTGCAAGAACCCTTCTTGCATTCTATCATTCAAAAAATCcttcaacaaaaataaaaaaattcacctCATCAAATTCTAGCAACTATGGTACAATTAAGACTGTAAAATTAAAGTAAAAACCAAATTATAATTACCACGTCAATTTTCAATGGACCATCTGGTCTAAATGTTTCAAACCCTTCTCCATATTCAGCCCCAATAGCCTGTTATTCCATCAAATAAAAGGTTCACTCAACATTCCAAAAACCGTTTTTCTCAATgtaacaatttagggtttcaaattgaacaaaaaaataaaatcaaaattttaccTCTTCTTCTCTGAAAACCCTACTGGGTGAAGGTGAAAATCCATTCTCATCAgacccagaagaagaagaagctctgGTGATGATCCGATGACGTCGTATGTTGTA
This genomic stretch from Papaver somniferum cultivar HN1 chromosome 5, ASM357369v1, whole genome shotgun sequence harbors:
- the LOC113283744 gene encoding 5-amino-6-(5-phospho-D-ribitylamino)uracil phosphatase, chloroplastic-like isoform X1; translated protein: MESCKIISTSPIPKLRLPEFPTTNKPKSLKLHRQNYNIRRHRIITRASSSSGSDENGFSPSPSRVFREEEAIGAEYGEGFETFRPDGPLKIDVDFLNDRMQEGFLQRIRYAMKPDEAFGLIFSWDNVVADTRTLKLNAWEQLASEEGKNIPGGGTVEKSLLYASADHVLRKVLSWENEDNEVERLKSRLSELYFENLLKVRSPNKIQAIHSFSYLCGLKAPIEGVKEWLDAVSTARVPCAIVSCLDRRTLVEALKCLGLTKYFQAIVTEEDGMDSVAHRFLSAAVKLDRKPSKCVVFEDDPRGIVAAHNCTMMAVALIGVHPAYELVQADLAVGSFNELSVINLRRLFAHKGSTFMELQKQGTEKTPTKRKLTIDTIF
- the LOC113283744 gene encoding 5-amino-6-(5-phospho-D-ribitylamino)uracil phosphatase, chloroplastic-like isoform X2 gives rise to the protein MESCKIISTSPIPKLRLPEFPTTNKPKSLKLHRQNYNIRRHRIITRASSSSGSDENGFSPSPSRVFREEEAIGAEYGEGFETFRPDGPLKIDVDFLNDRMQEGFLQRIRYAMKPDEAFGLIFSWDNVVADTRTLKLNAWEQLASEEGKNIPGGGTVEKSLLYASADHVLRKVLSWENEDNEVERLKSRLSELYFENLLKLKAPIEGVKEWLDAVSTARVPCAIVSCLDRRTLVEALKCLGLTKYFQAIVTEEDGMDSVAHRFLSAAVKLDRKPSKCVVFEDDPRGIVAAHNCTMMAVALIGVHPAYELVQADLAVGSFNELSVINLRRLFAHKGSTFMELQKQGTEKTPTKRKLTIDTIF